The sequence ATCGTGGAGCAGTTTCCCAAGCTGGAAGGCCGCCAGATGATCATGATGATCGCGCCCGGTCGCAAGAAGACCGGTGGCGGCGCGGCGAAACCCGCCGAAGCGGCGGCAGTGCCTGAGACAGGAAAAACGGCAGCCTGAAGGCCGCTGACCAGAAGAACAGCATTGGACAGGCAGGGTAGTCTCCTGCCGGTCCGAGGCGCTGGCTGAAAAGCCGGACGCCGAACCGGAAGTCCGAAAGGTCTTCCATGAAAAGTGGCTCGGGGCCAACAAGTCTGCGGAAGGTTCGCAGCGCCTCACGAGCACAAACGAAAAGGAGCATGAAGATGCCCAAAATGAAGACCAAGAGCAGCGCGAAGAAGCGTTTTCGCGTTCGTCCCGGTGGCACCGTCAAGCGCGGCCAAGCCTTCAAACGTCACATCTTGACCAAGAAGTCCACCAAGACCAAGCGCCACCTGCGTGGAGCAGTCACTGTGCATGAGACCAACATGGGTCACATGGCGCAGATGCTGCCCGGCATGGGTATTTGATCAACGACGAACAGGAGAACACACATGCCTCGCGTCAAACGTGGTGTCACGGCTCGTGCCCGACACAAAAAAGTACTGGCTCTGGCCAAA is a genomic window of Hydrogenophaga sp. RAC07 containing:
- the rpmI gene encoding 50S ribosomal protein L35 → MPKMKTKSSAKKRFRVRPGGTVKRGQAFKRHILTKKSTKTKRHLRGAVTVHETNMGHMAQMLPGMGI